One Burkholderia thailandensis E264 genomic window carries:
- a CDS encoding LysR family transcriptional regulator, which yields MPDLDLNLIPYLVALNETRNVSRAGELLGVSQPRVSAALGRLREHFGDPLFVRTSRGMEPTPRALALIPAARDALASIERGLGAPHDFDPAKSARTFSIALSDVGEIVFLPRLLQAFADRAPQANLRSVSLSHAEVAHALEDGGIDLAVGYFPDLGGTNIFQQRLFTHRFICLLRRGHPLAERPLTLERFLACGHAVVRAEGRSQEVLEQYLAKRRLARRAVLETPHFMSLPFILSRTDLIATVPHAIGYAYATEHASITLVEPPLPLPRFDLKQHWHRKFHNDPSIAWLRSVVAELFNDALDEWPK from the coding sequence ATGCCTGATCTCGATCTGAACCTGATTCCTTATCTGGTCGCCCTCAACGAGACGCGCAACGTGAGCCGCGCGGGCGAGTTGCTCGGCGTGAGCCAACCGCGTGTCAGCGCCGCGCTCGGGCGGCTGCGCGAGCACTTCGGCGATCCGCTGTTCGTGCGGACCTCGCGCGGCATGGAGCCGACGCCTCGCGCGCTCGCGCTGATTCCGGCCGCGCGCGACGCGCTCGCGAGCATCGAGCGCGGCCTGGGCGCGCCGCACGATTTCGATCCGGCGAAGAGCGCGCGCACGTTCTCGATCGCGTTGTCCGACGTCGGCGAGATCGTGTTCCTGCCGAGGCTGCTGCAAGCGTTCGCGGACCGCGCGCCGCAGGCGAACCTGCGTTCGGTATCGCTGTCGCACGCGGAAGTCGCGCATGCGCTCGAGGACGGCGGCATCGACCTCGCGGTCGGCTACTTTCCGGATCTCGGCGGCACGAACATCTTTCAGCAGCGGCTCTTCACGCACCGTTTCATCTGCCTGCTGCGGCGCGGCCATCCGCTCGCCGAGCGGCCGCTCACGCTCGAGCGGTTCCTCGCGTGCGGCCATGCGGTCGTGCGCGCGGAAGGCCGCAGCCAGGAAGTGCTCGAGCAGTATCTGGCGAAGCGGCGGCTCGCGCGGCGGGCGGTGCTTGAAACGCCGCATTTCATGAGCCTGCCGTTCATCCTGAGCCGCACCGATCTGATCGCGACCGTCCCGCACGCGATCGGCTATGCGTACGCGACCGAGCACGCGTCGATCACGCTCGTCGAGCCGCCGCTGCCGTTGCCGCGCTTCGACCTAAAGCAGCACTGGCACCGCAAGTTCCATAACGATCCGAGCATTGCGTGGCTGCGCAGCGTCGTTGCCGAGCTGTTCAACGATGCGCTCGACGAATGGCCGAAGTGA
- a CDS encoding 4-hydroxybenzoate 3-monooxygenase has protein sequence MRTQVAIIGAGPSGLLLSHLLRQQGVDSVVLEARSREYCENRIRAGVLEQGTVDTLNEAGLGARMRREGLVHRGIELLFDGRRHRIDFGELTPGRAITVYSQHEVVRDLIAAALEHGQPIHFDVRDVALHDVATGRPSVTFTHADGRADRIDCDYVAGCDGFHGIARGAIPAERLRTFERVYPYAWLGILADAAPSLDELVYAHHARGFALFSMRSPTVTRLYLQCRPDENLAEWPDARIWEELRTRFENDGGWTPNEGRITQKSVTPMRSFVSETMQYGRLFLAGDAAHIVPPTGAKGMNLAVADVRALSRALGARYRDGRDDLLDAYSSTCLERIWRAEHFSYCMTNMLHPSVDDSPFVNRLKLAELKYVTRSRAAAQSLAENYVGLPFDDAPDATPSFDEVAAA, from the coding sequence ATGCGCACGCAAGTCGCGATCATCGGCGCTGGCCCGTCCGGGCTGCTGCTTTCCCATCTGCTGCGTCAGCAAGGCGTCGACTCCGTCGTGCTCGAAGCGCGTTCGCGCGAATACTGCGAGAACCGGATTCGCGCCGGCGTGCTCGAGCAAGGCACCGTCGACACGTTGAACGAAGCGGGCCTGGGTGCGCGGATGCGGCGCGAGGGGCTCGTTCATCGCGGCATCGAACTGCTGTTCGACGGCCGCCGCCACCGGATCGACTTCGGTGAGCTGACGCCCGGCCGCGCGATCACCGTCTACAGCCAGCACGAAGTCGTGCGCGACCTGATCGCGGCCGCGCTCGAGCACGGCCAGCCGATCCATTTCGACGTGCGCGACGTCGCGCTGCACGACGTCGCGACCGGTCGGCCATCGGTGACGTTCACGCATGCGGACGGACGCGCCGACCGGATCGATTGCGACTATGTTGCCGGCTGCGACGGCTTTCACGGCATCGCGCGCGGGGCGATTCCGGCCGAACGGCTGCGCACGTTCGAGCGCGTGTATCCGTATGCGTGGCTCGGCATCCTTGCCGACGCGGCGCCGTCGCTCGACGAGCTCGTCTATGCGCATCACGCACGCGGCTTCGCGCTGTTCTCGATGCGCTCGCCGACCGTCACCCGACTGTACCTGCAATGCCGGCCCGACGAGAACCTGGCCGAATGGCCGGATGCGCGGATCTGGGAGGAGCTGCGCACACGCTTCGAAAACGACGGCGGCTGGACGCCGAACGAAGGCCGCATCACGCAGAAGAGCGTGACGCCGATGCGCAGCTTCGTGTCGGAGACGATGCAGTACGGCAGGCTCTTTCTCGCGGGCGACGCCGCGCACATCGTGCCGCCGACGGGCGCGAAGGGAATGAACCTCGCGGTCGCCGACGTCCGGGCGCTGTCGCGCGCGCTGGGTGCGCGCTACCGCGACGGCCGCGACGATTTGCTCGACGCGTACTCGTCAACCTGTCTGGAACGGATATGGCGCGCCGAGCACTTTTCGTATTGCATGACGAATATGCTGCACCCGTCGGTCGACGATTCGCCGTTCGTCAATCGGCTGAAGCTCGCCGAGCTCAAGTACGTGACGCGCTCGCGCGCGGCCGCGCAGTCGCTCGCGGAGAACTATGTCGGCTTGCCGTTCGATGATGCGCCGGACGCCACGCCGTCGTTCGACGAGGTCGCCGCCGCATGA
- a CDS encoding 3-oxoacid CoA-transferase subunit A, with protein sequence MVNKIFDSLRSAVADVHDGATIMIGGFGTAGMPAELIDALIEQGARDLTIVNNNAGNGETGLAALLKAKRVRKIICSFPRQADSQVFDALYRAGEIELELVPQGNLAERIRAAGAGIGGFFSPTGYGTKLAEGKETRVIDGKHYVFETPIHADFALVKAYKGDRWGNLVYRKTARNFGPVMATAAKTSIVQVSEVVPLGALNPEHIVTPGIFVQRIVEVPQASHAAELAAERAASAA encoded by the coding sequence ATGGTCAACAAGATTTTCGATTCCCTTCGCTCGGCGGTGGCCGATGTCCACGATGGCGCGACGATCATGATCGGCGGCTTCGGCACGGCCGGAATGCCCGCCGAGCTGATCGACGCGCTGATCGAGCAAGGCGCGCGCGATCTGACGATCGTCAACAATAACGCCGGCAACGGCGAGACCGGCCTTGCCGCGCTGCTGAAGGCGAAGCGCGTGCGCAAGATCATCTGCTCGTTCCCGCGGCAGGCCGATTCGCAAGTGTTCGACGCGTTGTATCGCGCGGGAGAGATCGAGCTCGAACTAGTGCCGCAAGGCAATCTCGCCGAGCGGATTCGCGCGGCGGGCGCGGGCATCGGCGGCTTCTTCTCGCCGACGGGCTACGGCACGAAGCTTGCCGAAGGCAAGGAAACGCGCGTGATCGACGGCAAGCACTACGTGTTCGAAACGCCGATCCATGCGGATTTCGCGCTCGTGAAGGCGTACAAGGGCGATCGCTGGGGCAACCTCGTCTATCGGAAGACCGCGCGCAATTTCGGGCCGGTGATGGCGACGGCCGCGAAGACGTCGATCGTGCAGGTGTCGGAAGTCGTGCCGCTCGGCGCGCTGAACCCGGAGCACATCGTGACGCCCGGCATCTTCGTGCAGCGCATCGTCGAAGTGCCGCAGGCCTCGCATGCGGCCGAGCTGGCTGCCGAGCGCGCCGCGAGCGCCGCCTGA
- a CDS encoding CoA transferase subunit B gives MKRLTRDDMAKRVAQDIPEGAYVNLGIGVPTLVANHLDPSKEIFLHSENGLLGMGAAPAPGEEDDELINAGKQHVTLLTGGAYFHHADSFAMMRGGHLDYCVLGAFQVSAQGDLANWHTGAPDAIPAVGGAMDLAIGAKQVFVMMEHLTKQGESKIVAECTYPVTGVRCVDRIYTDLAVLDVTRDGLAVREIFADLSFDELQKLTGVPLVDATQRAAA, from the coding sequence ATGAAACGACTGACCCGCGACGACATGGCGAAGCGCGTCGCGCAAGACATCCCCGAAGGCGCATACGTGAACCTCGGCATCGGCGTGCCGACGCTCGTCGCGAACCATCTCGATCCGAGCAAGGAAATCTTCCTGCACAGCGAGAACGGCCTGCTCGGCATGGGCGCAGCCCCCGCGCCGGGCGAAGAGGACGACGAACTGATCAACGCCGGCAAGCAGCACGTGACGTTGCTCACGGGCGGCGCGTATTTTCATCATGCGGATTCGTTCGCGATGATGCGCGGCGGCCATCTGGACTATTGCGTGCTCGGCGCGTTCCAGGTGTCCGCGCAAGGCGATCTCGCGAACTGGCACACGGGCGCGCCCGACGCGATTCCCGCGGTCGGCGGCGCGATGGATCTCGCGATCGGCGCGAAGCAGGTGTTCGTGATGATGGAGCATCTGACGAAGCAGGGAGAAAGCAAGATCGTCGCCGAATGCACGTACCCGGTGACGGGCGTGCGTTGCGTCGATCGCATCTACACCGATCTCGCGGTGCTCGACGTGACGCGCGATGGCCTCGCCGTGCGCGAGATCTTCGCCGATCTCTCGTTCGACGAGCTGCAGAAGTTGACGGGCGTGCCGCTCGTCGATGCGACGCAGCGGGCCGCGGCGTGA
- a CDS encoding 3-carboxy-cis,cis-muconate cycloisomerase, translating into MLEDSARLTALICGSEPLNRIWSPHATLQRMLDVEAALARALAANGVIPASAVQPIEAACTAGELDAQALTRDAALGGNLAIPLVKQLTARVKARDAEAAKYVHWGATSQDIIDTAAVLQLRDTLDWLDPLLRDTCATLATLAAAHRATPMIGRTWLQQALPITLGLKFAQWLDALLRHRERIAALRERALALQFGGAAGTLASLRGAAPAVARALADDLRLALPAVPWHTQRDRIAETAACFGMLIGTLGKIARDISLSMQTEIGELAEPAAPGKGGSSTMPHKRNPVGCAAVLTAAVRAPGLVSTVFAGMVQEHERALGGWQAEWDALPELARLAGGALAQVAQIAGGLDVDVGRLAENLDATHGLVLGEAVMLALGDKVGRLDAHHLVERASKEAVRSGRSLHDVLAADPDVAAHLAPDALRQLLDPAHYVGEAHAYVDAVLALHASRH; encoded by the coding sequence ATGCTCGAAGACAGCGCCCGCCTGACCGCTCTCATTTGTGGAAGCGAACCGCTCAACCGGATCTGGTCGCCTCACGCGACGCTGCAGCGGATGCTCGACGTCGAAGCGGCGCTTGCGCGCGCGCTTGCCGCGAACGGCGTGATTCCGGCGAGCGCGGTGCAGCCGATCGAGGCGGCGTGCACGGCCGGCGAGCTCGACGCGCAAGCGCTGACGCGCGACGCGGCGCTCGGCGGCAACCTCGCGATTCCGCTCGTCAAGCAACTGACCGCGCGCGTGAAGGCGCGCGACGCCGAAGCGGCGAAGTATGTGCACTGGGGTGCGACGAGCCAGGACATCATCGATACCGCCGCCGTGCTGCAACTGCGCGACACGCTCGACTGGCTCGATCCGCTGCTGCGCGATACGTGCGCGACGCTCGCGACGCTCGCGGCCGCGCACCGCGCGACGCCGATGATCGGCCGCACGTGGCTGCAACAGGCGCTGCCGATCACGCTCGGATTGAAGTTCGCGCAGTGGCTCGACGCGCTGCTTCGTCACCGCGAGCGCATCGCCGCGTTGCGCGAGCGGGCGCTCGCATTGCAGTTCGGCGGCGCGGCGGGCACGCTCGCGAGCTTGCGCGGCGCGGCGCCCGCGGTTGCGCGCGCGCTCGCGGACGATCTTCGGCTCGCGCTGCCGGCCGTGCCGTGGCATACGCAGCGCGACCGGATCGCCGAGACCGCCGCTTGCTTCGGGATGCTGATCGGTACGCTCGGCAAGATCGCGCGCGACATTTCGCTGTCGATGCAGACGGAGATCGGCGAACTCGCGGAGCCCGCCGCGCCGGGCAAGGGCGGCTCGTCGACGATGCCGCACAAGCGCAATCCGGTCGGCTGCGCTGCCGTGCTGACCGCTGCCGTGCGCGCGCCGGGACTCGTGTCGACCGTGTTCGCCGGCATGGTTCAGGAGCACGAGCGCGCGCTCGGCGGCTGGCAAGCCGAGTGGGACGCATTGCCCGAACTCGCGCGGCTCGCGGGCGGCGCGCTTGCGCAGGTCGCGCAGATCGCCGGGGGGCTCGATGTCGACGTCGGGCGCTTGGCCGAAAACCTCGACGCGACGCACGGCCTCGTGCTCGGCGAAGCGGTGATGCTCGCGCTCGGCGACAAGGTCGGCCGGCTCGATGCGCATCATCTCGTCGAGCGTGCATCGAAGGAAGCCGTGCGCAGCGGCCGTTCGCTGCACGACGTGCTGGCCGCGGACCCTGACGTCGCCGCGCACCTCGCGCCGGATGC